In one window of Verrucomicrobiia bacterium DNA:
- a CDS encoding lysophospholipid acyltransferase family protein: MSHPHYSRTFYQAVWFHWAKRLATFIPRRILRWVGYQAGLIYSHFHSAKVQVVKKNLALIHASTTFQNAQKVFGKFGACLADYFYLSRYANEKKIELIKKKKGYEYLVSAYQKKQGAILVTAHLGLFELGGVVMNELGFPMAVLTLPEPNQALTQWRANYRKLWKAETITIGDDPFSFLKVLNYLKAGNFVAALIDRPSSQKNIPVRLPHGEAFFSGNILLIALLAQCPVIPAVAVAESTGFYEMEAFEPFYIENQGTREETIAYYTQKIADVLLPTICHHYDQWFQFVSLSSV, from the coding sequence ATGAGCCATCCTCATTACTCGCGCACTTTTTATCAAGCCGTCTGGTTTCATTGGGCAAAAAGATTAGCGACCTTTATTCCACGCCGAATACTTCGATGGGTTGGCTACCAAGCAGGACTCATTTACTCACACTTTCACTCTGCTAAAGTGCAAGTGGTTAAAAAAAATCTGGCGCTTATTCACGCCTCCACCACTTTCCAAAATGCCCAAAAAGTTTTTGGAAAATTCGGAGCTTGCTTGGCTGACTATTTTTATTTGAGTCGTTATGCCAATGAAAAAAAAATTGAATTGATTAAGAAAAAAAAGGGCTATGAATATCTCGTATCTGCTTACCAAAAAAAACAAGGCGCCATTTTAGTGACAGCCCATTTAGGATTATTCGAACTCGGGGGAGTTGTAATGAATGAGCTCGGTTTTCCTATGGCAGTGCTAACTTTACCTGAACCCAATCAAGCTCTCACTCAATGGCGCGCCAATTATCGAAAACTGTGGAAGGCAGAAACTATCACGATTGGTGACGATCCTTTTTCCTTTCTGAAGGTATTAAACTATTTGAAAGCCGGCAATTTTGTCGCTGCGTTGATTGATCGCCCTTCGTCGCAAAAAAATATTCCCGTCCGACTGCCTCATGGCGAAGCTTTCTTTTCCGGCAATATCTTGCTCATCGCCTTATTGGCGCAATGTCCCGTTATCCCAGCAGTAGCCGTAGCAGAATCAACGGGTTTTTATGAAATGGAAGCTTTTGAACCTTTCTACATCGAAAACCAAGGCACTCGCGAAGAAACCATTGCTTACTACACTCAAAAAATTGCCGATGTTCTTTTGC